Proteins encoded together in one Bacteroidota bacterium window:
- a CDS encoding cupredoxin domain-containing protein: protein MTRSFPRRTALAVLLAAPLTLAACADGADERPDTPETVAEATGETHTMPDGTEMDGAEHEHIASADGEAASPEMVDGVQVIEIEAGRMGYQPRQIALEAGVPARLVFTRTVEGECSSQITIPAYDVPTTDLPLGEPVAVEFTPAEAGEVEFVCGMDMQRGTIAIAS, encoded by the coding sequence ATGACCCGCTCTTTCCCCCGCCGCACCGCCCTCGCGGTTCTCCTCGCCGCCCCGCTCACCCTCGCCGCCTGCGCCGACGGCGCGGACGAGCGACCCGACACGCCCGAGACAGTCGCCGAGGCCACCGGCGAGACGCACACCATGCCCGACGGCACCGAGATGGATGGCGCCGAGCACGAGCACATTGCCTCCGCCGACGGAGAGGCCGCCTCGCCCGAGATGGTCGACGGCGTCCAGGTCATCGAGATCGAGGCCGGGCGGATGGGCTACCAACCCCGCCAGATCGCCCTCGAGGCCGGCGTCCCCGCCCGCCTCGTCTTCACGCGGACCGTCGAGGGCGAGTGCTCGTCCCAGATCACGATCCCGGCCTACGACGTCCCGACCACGGACCTCCCCCTCGGCGAGCCCGTCGCCGTCGAGTTCACGCCGGCGGAGGCTGGCGAGGTCGAGTTCGTCTGCGGCATGGACATGCAGCGGGGCACGATTGCGATCGCCTCCTAG
- a CDS encoding methyltransferase domain-containing protein, whose amino-acid sequence MPDAAPDPWTDRVRAVYDRTARGYDLALAALAGVGFRSGAYRRHAVRALGVRPGQTVLDVGCGTGRNLPLLARAVGEQGRVVGLDVSSGALGRARQRTRGLPQVELVHADARLADLGTPDRVLATFSLSMMPDPEAVIARAVGSLAEGGRIAVLDFRIPRRWPGLVQRAAFAVAAPLGETWEMARRDLRPALYRHAPIDTDRSFFFGGVYLGAGAPPLP is encoded by the coding sequence ATGCCTGACGCAGCCCCCGACCCCTGGACCGACCGCGTCCGAGCGGTCTACGACCGGACGGCGAGGGGGTACGACCTCGCGCTCGCGGCCCTCGCCGGGGTCGGCTTCCGGTCTGGCGCCTACCGGCGCCACGCCGTCAGGGCGCTCGGCGTCCGCCCTGGCCAGACTGTCCTCGACGTCGGGTGTGGGACGGGCCGCAACCTCCCGCTCCTCGCCCGCGCCGTGGGGGAGCAGGGGCGTGTCGTCGGCCTCGACGTCTCCTCGGGCGCCCTCGGCCGCGCCCGCCAGCGGACGCGCGGGCTGCCCCAGGTCGAGCTGGTACATGCCGACGCGCGGTTGGCCGACCTCGGCACGCCCGACCGCGTCCTCGCCACGTTCTCGCTCTCGATGATGCCGGACCCCGAGGCCGTCATCGCGCGCGCCGTCGGATCTCTCGCCGAGGGTGGGCGAATCGCCGTACTCGACTTCCGCATCCCCCGCCGCTGGCCGGGGCTCGTCCAGCGGGCGGCGTTCGCCGTCGCCGCCCCGCTCGGCGAGACGTGGGAGATGGCCCGCCGCGACCTCCGCCCCGCGCTCTACCGCCACGCGCCCATAGACACCGACCGCTCGTTCTTCTTTGGCGGCGTCTACCTCGGCGCCGGCGCACCCCCACTCCCATGA